Sequence from the Candidatus Deferrimicrobium borealis genome:
TACCGAACGGGAGGAACTGATCAAGGCGGCGGTGGAGGCGGCGGGCGGGCGGATCCCCGTCGTCGTCGGGACCAGCCACAAGGGAACGCAGGGGACCCTGTACCTCAGCCTGGTGGCGGAATCCCTCGGGGCGGCCGCCGTCATGGTGACCCCGTCGAAGGAGGCGGTTCCCAACGAGGAGCGGATCTTCGAATATTTCCGGGGGGTGGCGCAGGAGATCACCGTCCCCATCGTCCTGCAGGACCACCCCGGCTCGACGGAAGTCCACATGCCCGTGCCGTTGATCCTGCGGATGGTGAACGAGATCCCGCGGATCGCGTGCATCAAGCAGGAGGCGCCTCCGACCCCGATCAGGATCGCCGCGCTGATCTCGGGGATGAAGGAGCGGCGGGTGCCCGTCCTGACCGGCCTCGGGGCCCTCTACGGGATGTTCGACCTGGAACGCGGCAGCGACGGGTTCATGACGGGGTTCGCCTTCCCCGAGGCGCTGATCGCCATGGTGACGGCGGTCCGGGCGGGTCGGATGGAGGACGCGTGGGAGCTGTACCGCCGCTTCCTCCCCCTGATCGTCTTCGAGCAGCAGCCGGGGATCGCCATCCGCAAGGAGATCTACCGGGAGCGGGGACTCATCCGGAGCAACCGGGTGCGGCACCCCGGCGCGCAGCTGGCTGCGCCGGCGGGCGAGCAGCTCCGGAAAGTGATATCCCGCGTCCTCCCCGGCGTGGACATCACCAGGCCGCTGGCGCTTTGAGTCGAGCGAGGTTCCCGGAGGCGCGGAAATGAAAGCGGTTCTGATGAGCGGGTTGGGCGGCATCGAGTTCCTTCACATCGCGGAGCATCCCGACCCTGTCATGAAGGAGGACGAGCTCCTCGTCAAGATCCGGGCGACGGCGCTCAACCGCGCCGACCTGCTGCAGCGGCGCGGGAAGCACCCCCCTCCCAAGGGGGTCCCGGACATCCTCGGGCTCGAGATGGCGGGAGAGGTCGCCTCGGTCGGCCCCGCGTGCGAGGGATGGGCCCCGGGGGACCGGGTGTGCGCCCTGCTCCCGGGCGCCGGATACGCGGAGCTCGTGGCCATCCCCGCGGGACTGGCGATGCGGATCCCCGAAGTTCTCTCCTTCGAGCAGGCCGCGGCGATCCCGGAGGTATTCCTGACGGCGTACCGGAATCTGTTCGACGTGTGCGGCCTCGGATTCGGGCAGACGGTGCTGGTGCACGCGGGGGGAAGCGGCGTGGGGACGGCGGCGATCCAGCTGGTCCGCGAGGCGGGGGGAATCTCCCTCGTCACGGCGGGTTCCTCGGAGAAGATCGCGCGGTGCGCGGCGCTGGGCGCGATCGCCGGGTGGAACTACAAGGACGGGCCGTTCGCCCCGTGGGTCGCGGAGCAGACCGGGGGGCGCGGGGTCGACATCGTCCTGGATTTCGTCGGGGCGCCGTATTTCGGGCAGAACCTGGAGGCACTCGCGGTCGACGGAAGGATGGCCGTCATCGGGACGCTCGGCGGGGCCGATGTCGGGGCGTTCAGCCTGCGGACGCTCATGTCGAAGCGGCTGCTGATCGCGGGGGCGGGGCTTCGCTCGATGGACACCGCGCGGAAGATCGCGCTCACCCGCGCCTTCTCGGAGTTCGCGCTTCCCCGGTTCGCCGACGGGAGGCTCGTCCCGATGGTCGACTCCGTCTTCGACTGGCGCGATGTCGGCGACGCCCACCTGCGGATGGAGGCGAACGCCAACATCGGGAAGATCGTCCTGCGGGTGACGGGGTAAGGAGGGACCGTTTCGGCGGTCAGGCTACCGCTTCTTGTACGGTCCCCGGGGCTTCGGGGCGGACTTCTTCTTCCCGGGGTGTTTCGCTCCCCGCTTCCAGGCGGGCTTCGGCTGGCGCGGGCCCTTGCGTTCGGCGTCCCTTGCCGCGGCGGCCGCCTTCTCCTTCTCGATCTCTTTCTTTCGCGCCGCCTCGTTGATCGACTGCCTGATCACTTTCCGTTTTCCGCGG
This genomic interval carries:
- a CDS encoding dihydrodipicolinate synthase family protein, with protein sequence MAADVSFKGVFPILVTPFDEKENVDLESFARVVRFMADIGVDGVTILGVLGESNRLVDTEREELIKAAVEAAGGRIPVVVGTSHKGTQGTLYLSLVAESLGAAAVMVTPSKEAVPNEERIFEYFRGVAQEITVPIVLQDHPGSTEVHMPVPLILRMVNEIPRIACIKQEAPPTPIRIAALISGMKERRVPVLTGLGALYGMFDLERGSDGFMTGFAFPEALIAMVTAVRAGRMEDAWELYRRFLPLIVFEQQPGIAIRKEIYRERGLIRSNRVRHPGAQLAAPAGEQLRKVISRVLPGVDITRPLAL
- a CDS encoding NAD(P)H-quinone oxidoreductase, which produces MKAVLMSGLGGIEFLHIAEHPDPVMKEDELLVKIRATALNRADLLQRRGKHPPPKGVPDILGLEMAGEVASVGPACEGWAPGDRVCALLPGAGYAELVAIPAGLAMRIPEVLSFEQAAAIPEVFLTAYRNLFDVCGLGFGQTVLVHAGGSGVGTAAIQLVREAGGISLVTAGSSEKIARCAALGAIAGWNYKDGPFAPWVAEQTGGRGVDIVLDFVGAPYFGQNLEALAVDGRMAVIGTLGGADVGAFSLRTLMSKRLLIAGAGLRSMDTARKIALTRAFSEFALPRFADGRLVPMVDSVFDWRDVGDAHLRMEANANIGKIVLRVTG